In Paenibacillus sp. FSL M7-0420, a single genomic region encodes these proteins:
- a CDS encoding glycine betaine ABC transporter substrate-binding protein produces MKRIQSIKRRPLVLLMLLMAVILVAGCSSNTNSTVKLAYVAWDSEIASTNVVKEVLETKLGVKVEMLQVDAGPMWAGIADGSADAMVAAWLPSTHASYLEKYGKDIEDAGVNLDGTKTGLAVPAYMEINSIEDLNNAEVAATLDKRIIGIEPGAGIMTATEKALEAYGLSDYTLLESSSAAMAQELQKAFDKNEPIVVTGWTPHWMFANMDLKYLDDPKNVYGGAEQIHTMVRSGLKEDMPDVHKFLSQFKWTAEDMEQVMVKIQGGQSPEEAAKEWVESNEAKVNEWTAGISA; encoded by the coding sequence ATGAAAAGAATCCAATCGATAAAGCGCAGACCCCTGGTCTTGCTGATGCTGCTAATGGCTGTAATTCTGGTAGCTGGTTGTTCGTCCAATACTAACAGTACGGTGAAGCTGGCTTATGTGGCCTGGGATTCCGAGATCGCCAGTACTAACGTAGTCAAGGAAGTGCTGGAAACGAAGCTCGGCGTGAAGGTGGAGATGCTGCAGGTCGATGCCGGACCGATGTGGGCAGGGATTGCTGACGGAAGCGCAGATGCCATGGTAGCCGCCTGGCTGCCAAGCACACATGCCTCTTATCTGGAGAAATACGGCAAGGACATTGAGGATGCCGGTGTGAATCTGGATGGAACGAAGACCGGGCTTGCTGTTCCGGCCTATATGGAGATCAACTCCATTGAAGATCTGAATAATGCGGAAGTAGCGGCAACGCTGGATAAGCGGATTATCGGAATTGAGCCGGGGGCCGGAATTATGACGGCTACGGAAAAAGCGCTCGAAGCCTACGGCTTGAGCGATTATACGCTGCTGGAGAGCTCATCGGCAGCGATGGCGCAGGAGCTGCAGAAGGCTTTTGACAAGAATGAACCGATTGTAGTGACAGGCTGGACGCCGCACTGGATGTTCGCCAATATGGACCTCAAGTACCTGGACGATCCGAAGAATGTCTACGGCGGTGCCGAGCAGATTCATACCATGGTCCGCTCAGGTCTGAAGGAAGATATGCCGGATGTACACAAGTTCCTGAGCCAATTCAAATGGACTGCAGAGGATATGGAGCAGGTTATGGTCAAGATTCAGGGCGGACAATCGCCTGAAGAAGCGGCCAAGGAATGGGTAGAGAGTAATGAAGC
- a CDS encoding ABC transporter permease encodes MNLPKIPLGKGVEWIENWLTTYFGPVFDIIHAVIGGMVSGIDAALNFLPAMVLTLLIAALAYWIGKWRMALFAVVGLLLIDNLGLWGPSMQSLALVLTASLLAVVIGVPLGVLCAQSRTFQNIATPILDFMQTMPAFVYLLPAVSFFSLGVVPGVIASIIFAIPPTIRLTNLGIRQVSPELVEAADAFGSTAGQKLFKLQLPIALPTIMAGINQTIMLSLSMVVISSMIGAQGVGAYVYRAVSQAKTGAGFEAGIAIVIIAILLDRLTQKLFKSKPQE; translated from the coding sequence ATGAATTTACCCAAAATACCGCTCGGAAAGGGCGTAGAATGGATTGAAAATTGGCTCACGACCTACTTCGGCCCTGTATTTGATATCATTCATGCTGTGATTGGCGGAATGGTGAGCGGGATTGATGCGGCACTGAATTTCCTGCCCGCAATGGTGCTGACCCTTCTGATCGCAGCTCTGGCCTACTGGATCGGCAAATGGCGGATGGCGCTGTTTGCGGTGGTCGGACTGCTCCTGATTGACAATCTTGGATTATGGGGGCCGTCGATGCAGTCGCTGGCCCTGGTATTGACAGCCTCTCTGCTGGCTGTAGTGATCGGGGTTCCGCTAGGAGTGCTGTGTGCACAGAGCCGGACTTTCCAGAACATTGCCACCCCTATCTTAGACTTCATGCAGACGATGCCGGCGTTCGTATATCTGCTTCCAGCCGTGTCGTTCTTCTCGCTGGGCGTCGTTCCCGGCGTCATTGCTTCTATTATTTTTGCTATTCCGCCAACGATCCGGTTAACGAACCTGGGGATTCGCCAGGTCTCACCGGAGCTGGTGGAAGCGGCGGATGCCTTCGGTTCAACCGCAGGGCAGAAGCTGTTCAAGCTGCAATTGCCGATCGCGCTCCCGACCATTATGGCCGGGATTAACCAGACGATTATGCTCTCGCTGTCTATGGTCGTCATCTCGTCCATGATCGGTGCCCAGGGTGTAGGTGCCTATGTATACCGTGCAGTATCACAGGCGAAGACGGGTGCGGGTTTCGAGGCGGGGATTGCGATTGTTATTATTGCCATCCTGCTGGATCGTCTGACCCAGAAGCTCTTCAAATCCAAACCACAAGAATAG
- a CDS encoding quaternary amine ABC transporter ATP-binding protein, whose translation MAIIEVKQLTKVFGHDAARALPLLEQGWSKEKIAREAKLTVGVNKAEFSIEEGEIFVIMGLSGSGKSTLVRLLNRLIEPTGGQVLFKGKDVVKMNPEQLREFRRKNIGMVFQKFALFPHRSVLANAEYGLEVQGVERSKRTRLAMEALELVGLKGWENHRPDQLSGGMQQRVGLARGLANDPDILLMDEAFSALDPLIRKDMQQELLELQSRVKKTIVFITHDLDEALRIGDRIALMKDGVIVQIGSPEEILIQPANKYVERFVEDVDLSKVLTASHVMRQPEMIRPERGPRVALQLMRDSGVSSLYVADNEMRLQGLLTADNASQALKENRSILDVMLRDIPRVQPDTLLNDLFELMSETHLPVAVVGEGEKLKGIVIKGAVLSALAGNAVPEGGIGS comes from the coding sequence ATGGCAATTATAGAGGTGAAACAGTTAACCAAAGTATTCGGTCATGATGCAGCACGGGCGCTTCCATTATTAGAACAAGGCTGGTCTAAAGAAAAGATCGCCAGGGAAGCCAAGCTGACGGTCGGTGTGAATAAAGCCGAATTCAGCATTGAAGAGGGAGAAATATTTGTCATTATGGGATTGTCGGGCAGTGGTAAGTCCACGCTTGTCCGTCTATTGAACCGGCTGATTGAGCCTACCGGAGGACAGGTGCTGTTCAAGGGTAAGGATGTTGTCAAGATGAATCCGGAGCAGCTTCGGGAATTCCGGCGGAAGAATATCGGCATGGTCTTTCAAAAGTTCGCGCTGTTCCCGCACCGCAGTGTGCTGGCTAACGCAGAATACGGACTGGAAGTCCAGGGTGTGGAGCGAAGCAAACGAACCCGCCTGGCGATGGAGGCTCTTGAGCTTGTGGGGCTGAAGGGCTGGGAGAATCACCGTCCGGATCAGCTCAGCGGAGGCATGCAGCAGCGTGTCGGCCTGGCGCGCGGTCTGGCCAATGATCCTGACATTCTGCTGATGGATGAAGCCTTCAGTGCGCTTGATCCGCTGATCCGTAAGGATATGCAGCAGGAATTGCTGGAGCTGCAATCCAGAGTGAAGAAGACGATTGTCTTCATCACGCATGATCTGGATGAAGCGCTGCGGATCGGGGACCGTATTGCCCTGATGAAGGACGGGGTCATTGTCCAGATCGGATCGCCGGAAGAAATTCTGATTCAGCCTGCGAACAAATATGTGGAACGCTTCGTAGAGGATGTGGATCTGTCCAAAGTATTGACCGCTTCCCATGTCATGCGCCAGCCGGAGATGATCCGCCCGGAACGCGGTCCCCGGGTAGCCCTGCAGCTCATGCGGGACAGCGGGGTCTCCAGCCTGTATGTCGCAGATAATGAGATGCGGCTGCAGGGTCTGCTGACAGCGGATAATGCCTCACAGGCCTTGAAGGAGAACCGCAGTATTCTGGATGTGATGCTGCGCGACATTCCCCGGGTTCAGCCGGATACCCTGCTGAATGATCTGTTCGAGCTGATGTCGGAGACGCATCTGCCCGTTGCTGTAGTGGGGGAAGGCGAGAAGCTGAAGGGCATTGTTATCAAAGGGGCCGTGTTGTCTGCCCTGGCCGGTAACGCGGTTCCTGAAGGAGGAATTGGTTCATGA
- a CDS encoding GbsR/MarR family transcriptional regulator: MNDLEGLLPEQIEKISKARERVIDSIGKNMDLYGITLSIGHLYGYMYFNEGPVTLDELSSTMGMSKTSMSTGVRTLLDLKMIDKVWGKGTRKDLFEVVPDWHQNFSDYFSIKWRKAVEGNMTALNKSLAEIRQMQIDYADEPDLSRLLHTDELKIEEAIKYYRWLLKLIEALETGKIFELIPKE; the protein is encoded by the coding sequence ATGAACGATTTAGAGGGGCTTTTGCCCGAGCAAATAGAAAAAATCAGCAAAGCCCGTGAACGGGTCATCGACTCTATCGGCAAAAATATGGATTTATACGGCATCACCCTGTCCATCGGGCATTTATACGGTTACATGTACTTTAATGAGGGCCCGGTTACACTGGATGAACTAAGCAGCACCATGGGCATGAGTAAGACCTCCATGAGTACTGGAGTACGTACCCTGCTGGATTTGAAGATGATCGATAAAGTCTGGGGCAAGGGCACCCGCAAGGATCTGTTCGAGGTGGTTCCCGACTGGCATCAGAACTTCAGCGATTACTTCTCTATTAAATGGAGAAAAGCAGTTGAAGGGAATATGACCGCCCTTAACAAATCACTCGCCGAAATCCGGCAGATGCAAATCGATTACGCGGACGAGCCCGACCTGTCGCGCCTGCTCCACACCGACGAGCTCAAGATTGAGGAAGCCATTAAATATTACCGCTGGCTGCTGAAGCTGATCGAAGCGCTGGAGACCGGCAAGATTTTTGAATTAATCCCTAAAGAATAA
- a CDS encoding carbohydrate binding domain-containing protein, producing the protein MKRNLSALLAAAVIVTGLLSPLGSGGAEAKSVQGRLTASAETTAALQSGSLAASDLKAFTDVKEGSWAAHAVQRWSRSGVISGYRDGSFRPEQQVTRAEFTAIINRIFGYTDMAAVLPADVPAAAWYKDDIAKAVAAGYLSAGADQRIEPAAPLKRGEAVLALQRILRLETERQAKGMYSDLAGADSAVSAAADAFTAAGYMQGYPGGLFKPDGRITRAELAKLADTLVTELRSAAGEVKLGRVKGNVVLSHKDITLRDSIIEGNLYLTEGIGEGVIRLQGVQVTGTTYIRGGGGQGVSLADSSLGAVQVAKPKGSVRIVASGTTTAGTVQLDSGAILEEGALTGEGFAGVVLPPGEQAVTLIGNYGVVSTADAAGGNLTLSLSGKLSKLIWGTPGKLVLMNQAQVAELLLTAGARGTVILGSGSFGTVLNQAEAVTAGGVALKTGSRSNLNLASPQASQPPVAAGGGETATATPEPTPTLTPEVTPEPTPIPTPEVTPEPTPIPTPEVTPEPTPIPTPEVTPEPTPIPTPEPTPTPTPTLSPTPTPAPTSDPWSLVWNDEFDDNVIDPAKWTYDLGDGTAVGNPGWGNNELEYYTNDPKNVKEQDGKLIITARKEAVGGKPYTSTRIKTNGLYSKMYGKFEIRAKAPAGKGLWPAIWMLPENYVYGNWAASGELDIMEGWGSRPNVVAGTIHYGSQWPDNVYSGKEYVLPGGSTIEEFHTYSIEWEPGEIRWYVDGVLFSTKNDWYSKSSGQPAINAYPAPFNQKFHLLMNLAVGGNFDGNPTEETVFPSSMEIDYVRIYELTGREYRQPVPVELAKEPYLEGAKPPLADGNFIYNSGFTEQVEGDPGLGIPNTAHWVLYKDEGADAALSLEQAGGVNLLKVNILKPGGNSYSIQPQAIVSLAKGRYYKLSFDARTDTAREFTARLTGGAPLGFPSYSPAFKAVLTPQLQHYETMFQMKESSDNAARIEFNLGTNASPVWLGNARLEEIGSIPFDHDSAKAPLGSGNHLYNGSFDLGEPDRMSYWHIDASGGAEVTPGVEADGRLKLDIIGADNGSSEITLQQKGIFLVQGQDYKLTFEADSSSARTAIIELRGHDGEVYASEPVQLSAGPQQVEAVFKNLAGAKDHLGQFVLRLGGSTGTVHLDQFVLVRTSSYYDPDLTYYPLLNGDFSFGLTSWERLLTEDGGQSTAAAADGAAKFSITNTGNQAYSVMLFQNNLKAAAGLNYVVEFDASASVARQINVKAENASYSPSIDKTVELTPEMKHYRFEFRQGANDMLSLKFLLGKVGGVSVPQSHDIIIDNVRFEIKDAPAKPQELLADSTANRVSQPIELIFIDKPEWSGSIKSVKVNGVTLAAELYHVGTGAITIQPAAFPAEGSYIITVEAEGYVNASVVQTILANDNNLVVNGSFTSGSSGWSTWSGEGGASSFQVVNGAAEVLITAAGSQAWHTQLYQEKIPLEAGATYELSFRAKSTVPRQIVVEYSGTSAQAAQAKFDITATWATYSTQFSVTNNNPLKLNYLIGATLGEDKTANHIAHTISFDDIVLRKVTDGPDTEPASGTLDNGTFDAQPALKGWTQYFEGAGNAAVQNGELEVSLGFTGSANYAAQVDYRDLKLTQGKSYTLAFSARSDINRLIEVAVEHNGGDYTKYLPVTATALTGDMQRFSYTFTMNGGTDAGVHLVFLLGLNPGNSAETNAAIEAGNHIFIDDVSLIENP; encoded by the coding sequence ATGAAAAGAAATCTATCAGCGTTGTTAGCGGCCGCTGTCATCGTTACCGGACTTCTATCGCCGCTGGGCAGCGGCGGGGCTGAGGCGAAATCTGTTCAGGGTAGATTGACAGCGTCTGCGGAGACTACGGCCGCCTTGCAGAGCGGGAGCTTGGCTGCTAGTGATTTGAAAGCGTTTACTGATGTAAAAGAGGGCAGCTGGGCGGCACATGCAGTGCAGCGCTGGAGCCGCAGCGGGGTGATCTCCGGCTACAGGGACGGCAGCTTCCGGCCGGAGCAGCAGGTAACCCGGGCAGAATTTACGGCAATCATTAACCGTATCTTCGGCTATACGGACATGGCGGCTGTGCTTCCGGCAGATGTCCCGGCGGCCGCCTGGTATAAGGACGATATCGCCAAAGCGGTAGCGGCGGGGTATCTGAGCGCTGGCGCAGATCAGCGAATCGAACCTGCGGCTCCGCTGAAACGCGGGGAGGCGGTCCTTGCGCTTCAGCGGATACTGAGGCTGGAGACAGAGCGTCAAGCGAAGGGGATGTATAGCGACCTGGCGGGAGCCGACAGCGCAGTTAGCGCTGCGGCGGATGCTTTTACGGCAGCCGGTTATATGCAAGGCTATCCCGGAGGCTTATTCAAGCCGGACGGGAGGATTACACGTGCCGAGCTGGCGAAGCTGGCGGATACACTGGTGACGGAGCTGCGCTCCGCCGCCGGGGAAGTGAAGCTGGGCAGGGTAAAGGGGAATGTGGTGCTGAGCCATAAGGATATTACACTGAGGGATAGTATCATTGAAGGCAATCTCTATCTTACGGAGGGGATCGGGGAAGGAGTGATCCGGCTTCAGGGGGTGCAGGTTACAGGCACAACCTATATTCGCGGCGGCGGAGGGCAGGGAGTGAGCCTTGCGGACAGCAGCCTTGGGGCTGTGCAGGTGGCGAAGCCGAAGGGGAGTGTCCGCATCGTTGCCAGCGGGACGACAACAGCCGGAACAGTGCAGCTTGATTCCGGTGCTATCCTTGAAGAAGGTGCGCTTACCGGGGAAGGATTCGCTGGTGTTGTACTCCCGCCAGGGGAGCAGGCGGTCACTCTTATTGGCAATTATGGGGTTGTATCCACCGCTGATGCGGCTGGAGGCAACCTCACGCTGAGCTTGTCGGGCAAGCTATCCAAGCTGATCTGGGGCACTCCCGGCAAGCTGGTGCTGATGAATCAGGCGCAGGTGGCAGAGCTGCTCCTTACAGCCGGTGCCCGGGGCACCGTGATTCTGGGCAGCGGCAGCTTTGGCACCGTGCTGAATCAGGCCGAAGCTGTCACAGCCGGGGGCGTCGCTCTCAAGACGGGCAGCCGCAGCAATCTCAATCTGGCCTCGCCGCAGGCCAGCCAGCCGCCTGTTGCCGCCGGTGGCGGGGAGACGGCGACGGCTACACCGGAGCCCACGCCAACGCTCACACCAGAGGTTACGCCGGAGCCGACACCAATACCGACACCAGAGGTTACGCCAGAGCCGACGCCAATACCGACACCGGAGGTTACGCCGGAGCCGACACCAATACCGACACCGGAGGTTACGCCAGAGCCGACGCCAATACCGACACCGGAACCAACCCCAACGCCGACACCAACACTAAGTCCAACACCCACACCAGCGCCGACCAGTGATCCGTGGAGTCTGGTGTGGAATGATGAATTCGATGACAATGTCATTGATCCCGCGAAGTGGACCTATGATCTCGGCGATGGCACCGCTGTCGGGAATCCGGGCTGGGGCAATAATGAGCTGGAGTATTACACCAATGATCCGAAGAATGTGAAGGAGCAGGACGGCAAGCTGATCATTACTGCGCGTAAAGAAGCGGTGGGTGGCAAGCCGTACACTTCCACAAGAATTAAGACGAATGGATTGTACAGCAAAATGTACGGCAAATTCGAGATCCGGGCGAAGGCACCGGCAGGCAAGGGGCTGTGGCCGGCGATCTGGATGCTGCCGGAGAATTATGTGTACGGCAATTGGGCGGCCTCCGGGGAGCTGGATATTATGGAAGGCTGGGGCAGCCGTCCGAATGTAGTTGCCGGAACGATCCACTATGGTTCCCAGTGGCCGGATAATGTCTATTCCGGCAAGGAGTATGTGCTGCCGGGCGGTTCCACTATTGAAGAGTTCCACACCTATTCCATTGAATGGGAGCCGGGGGAGATCCGCTGGTATGTGGACGGGGTACTGTTCTCGACCAAGAATGACTGGTACAGCAAGAGCAGCGGACAGCCGGCTATCAATGCGTATCCGGCACCGTTCAACCAGAAGTTCCACCTGCTGATGAATCTGGCAGTCGGCGGCAACTTTGACGGTAATCCTACGGAAGAAACGGTATTTCCGAGTTCCATGGAGATTGACTATGTCAGAATCTATGAGCTGACCGGACGCGAATACCGGCAGCCGGTACCGGTAGAGCTGGCGAAGGAGCCTTATCTGGAGGGAGCAAAGCCGCCGCTGGCGGACGGCAACTTCATTTATAACAGCGGGTTCACGGAGCAGGTAGAGGGAGATCCCGGGCTGGGTATCCCGAATACAGCCCACTGGGTACTGTATAAGGATGAAGGCGCGGATGCGGCTCTCTCTCTGGAGCAGGCCGGCGGTGTGAATCTCCTCAAGGTAAACATCTTGAAGCCGGGCGGCAATTCCTATTCGATTCAGCCGCAGGCCATTGTCTCGCTGGCGAAGGGCAGATACTACAAGCTGAGCTTCGATGCCAGAACGGATACGGCCAGGGAGTTCACTGCCCGGCTGACCGGCGGCGCACCGCTGGGCTTCCCGTCCTATTCTCCGGCGTTCAAGGCGGTGCTGACCCCGCAGCTTCAGCATTACGAGACGATGTTCCAGATGAAGGAGAGCTCGGACAATGCCGCGCGGATTGAGTTCAATCTGGGGACCAACGCTTCCCCGGTCTGGCTTGGCAATGCACGGCTTGAAGAGATCGGCAGTATTCCCTTCGATCATGACAGCGCCAAGGCGCCGCTCGGCAGCGGCAACCACCTGTACAACGGCAGCTTTGATCTGGGGGAACCGGATCGGATGAGCTATTGGCATATCGATGCTTCAGGGGGTGCGGAGGTTACCCCGGGGGTTGAGGCTGACGGTCGCCTGAAGCTGGACATAATAGGCGCGGACAACGGCAGCAGCGAGATTACGCTGCAACAAAAGGGGATCTTCCTGGTGCAAGGCCAGGATTATAAGCTGACCTTCGAGGCGGATAGCTCCTCTGCACGGACAGCAATTATTGAACTGCGCGGCCATGACGGCGAAGTCTATGCTTCGGAGCCGGTACAGCTGAGTGCGGGACCTCAGCAGGTTGAGGCGGTGTTCAAGAATCTCGCGGGAGCTAAGGATCATCTTGGACAATTCGTACTGCGGCTTGGCGGGAGCACCGGAACGGTCCATTTGGATCAATTCGTGCTGGTACGCACCAGCTCCTATTATGATCCTGATCTGACCTATTACCCGCTCTTGAACGGGGATTTCAGCTTCGGGCTTACGAGCTGGGAGCGGCTGCTGACAGAAGACGGCGGCCAGAGCACTGCGGCAGCGGCGGATGGGGCAGCGAAATTCAGCATTACGAACACCGGCAATCAGGCGTATTCGGTGATGCTTTTCCAGAATAACCTGAAGGCAGCGGCGGGCCTCAATTATGTGGTTGAATTCGACGCCAGTGCCAGCGTGGCCCGGCAGATCAATGTGAAGGCAGAGAATGCGAGCTATTCCCCTTCCATCGATAAGACGGTGGAGCTGACACCAGAGATGAAGCATTACCGGTTCGAATTCCGGCAGGGGGCGAATGATATGCTCTCGCTGAAATTCCTGCTCGGCAAGGTAGGCGGAGTGAGTGTTCCTCAGAGTCATGACATCATTATTGACAATGTCAGATTCGAGATTAAGGACGCCCCGGCGAAGCCGCAGGAACTGCTTGCAGATTCCACAGCCAACCGGGTATCACAGCCGATTGAGCTTATCTTCATCGATAAGCCAGAATGGTCAGGCAGCATTAAGTCCGTTAAGGTGAATGGCGTTACGCTTGCGGCGGAGCTGTACCATGTAGGAACGGGAGCAATTACAATTCAGCCTGCCGCCTTCCCGGCAGAGGGAAGCTATATCATTACCGTGGAAGCCGAAGGGTATGTCAACGCCAGTGTGGTTCAGACTATACTGGCGAATGATAACAATCTGGTCGTTAACGGCTCATTCACCAGCGGCAGCTCAGGCTGGTCAACCTGGTCCGGCGAAGGCGGAGCCTCGTCCTTCCAAGTGGTGAACGGAGCAGCGGAGGTGCTGATCACGGCGGCCGGGTCACAAGCCTGGCATACCCAGCTCTATCAGGAGAAAATCCCGCTTGAAGCAGGCGCAACCTATGAGCTCAGCTTCAGAGCGAAATCTACCGTTCCCCGGCAGATTGTCGTGGAGTATAGCGGGACCTCTGCTCAGGCAGCCCAAGCGAAGTTCGACATAACAGCCACATGGGCGACCTATAGCACACAGTTCAGTGTGACGAATAACAATCCGCTGAAGCTGAATTATCTGATCGGAGCCACGCTGGGTGAGGATAAGACGGCGAACCATATAGCGCATACGATTTCTTTTGACGATATCGTGCTTAGGAAGGTAACGGACGGACCGGACACTGAGCCTGCCAGCGGCACGCTGGATAACGGCACATTCGATGCGCAGCCGGCTCTTAAGGGCTGGACCCAGTACTTCGAGGGTGCTGGAAATGCCGCAGTCCAGAATGGAGAGCTTGAGGTGTCGCTGGGCTTCACGGGATCTGCCAACTACGCCGCCCAGGTAGATTACAGGGATCTGAAGCTGACTCAGGGGAAAAGCTATACCTTGGCCTTCAGCGCCCGTTCGGATATCAACCGGCTGATTGAGGTGGCAGTTGAGCATAACGGCGGCGATTACACCAAATATCTGCCGGTGACGGCGACGGCTCTGACAGGCGACATGCAGCGCTTCAGCTACACCTTTACCATGAACGGCGGAACGGATGCAGGTGTTCATCTGGTCTTTCTGCTGGGGCTGAATCCCGGCAACAGCGCAGAGACGAATGCCGCTATCGAAGCAGGCAATCATATCTTCATCGATGATGTCAGTCTGATCGAGAACCCGTAA
- a CDS encoding LacI family DNA-binding transcriptional regulator encodes MNIKKIAEMAGVSVSTVSKIMNNYSDVSEKTKRRVLEIIEQTGYTPSSSAKTLATKKSNLIGVIFAGELNVEFTHPFFVEVLNSFKKQMGVLGYDLIFFSNEKFINSGDYYSRCLHFHVDGCVIISGEQMEPAIQELDRSHIPCIGVDLELTGRKSGYVMSDNYQIASKVVEHFYLLGHRELGFIGSRADSDISNRREAGYVRAIAGFGLVMNPKWFVHGDDFFEPSGYAAMNSLIASGDLPKAVFAASDLLALGAVRALKEQGLRVPEDVAIIGCDDIEACQYTSPTLTTIRQNKERLGVLAAHMLFDLINNQSEGGSFVVEPALIVRESCGSGLKHLNR; translated from the coding sequence ATGAATATCAAAAAAATCGCCGAAATGGCCGGGGTCTCTGTATCGACTGTCTCCAAAATCATGAACAATTACAGCGATGTATCCGAAAAAACGAAACGAAGAGTGCTCGAAATCATCGAACAAACCGGATATACCCCCTCAAGCTCCGCCAAGACGCTGGCTACCAAGAAGTCCAATCTGATCGGGGTTATTTTTGCCGGTGAGCTGAATGTGGAATTTACCCATCCTTTTTTTGTAGAGGTGCTGAATTCGTTCAAGAAGCAGATGGGCGTACTGGGGTATGACCTGATTTTCTTCTCGAATGAGAAGTTCATTAACAGCGGCGATTACTACTCGCGTTGCCTGCATTTCCATGTGGACGGCTGTGTCATTATCTCGGGAGAACAGATGGAGCCTGCGATACAGGAACTCGACCGGAGCCATATTCCCTGCATCGGCGTTGACCTGGAGCTGACCGGCAGGAAATCCGGCTATGTCATGTCAGATAATTACCAGATTGCTTCCAAGGTGGTGGAGCATTTCTACCTGCTCGGACACCGGGAGCTTGGCTTCATAGGCAGCAGAGCGGATTCGGATATCTCCAACCGGCGCGAAGCAGGGTATGTCAGAGCCATTGCAGGCTTCGGCCTGGTCATGAATCCTAAGTGGTTCGTGCATGGTGACGATTTCTTCGAGCCCAGCGGGTATGCGGCAATGAACTCGTTAATTGCATCGGGAGATTTGCCAAAAGCGGTCTTCGCCGCCTCCGATCTCCTCGCTCTCGGCGCAGTCCGCGCCTTGAAGGAGCAGGGTCTGCGTGTTCCCGAGGATGTGGCCATCATCGGCTGTGATGATATTGAGGCCTGCCAGTATACCAGCCCTACGCTGACGACCATCCGCCAGAACAAGGAACGCCTGGGTGTGCTCGCCGCCCATATGCTGTTCGATCTCATCAATAACCAGTCTGAAGGCGGCTCATTTGTAGTTGAACCGGCGTTAATCGTCCGTGAATCCTGCGGCAGCGGGCTGAAACACTTGAACCGGTAA
- a CDS encoding ketoacyl-ACP synthase III: protein MTGAKITAIGSYVPARRLTNQDLEQMVDTNDEWIVQRTGIRERRISRADEYTSDLCAAAVRDMMKRYGKSVQDVDMVLVATSTPDFSFPSVASIVQNTLGIPLTAGAIDLSAACAGFVYALHTAHALVSSGLHHKVLVIGADTLSKITDYTDRSTCILFGDGAGAVLVESSGSGASDDFMGYHLGSDGSGAQHVYRTGLAEKVNGVELAGSGMLVQNGREVFKWAVRTVPQGVQQVLKNAGAELAEVDWFIPHSANLRMIEPICERLNYPLGQALYSLEAFGNTSAASIPLALDLGIREGKVRSGQQVLLYGFGAGLSHAGQLVRLSLDPQAAEPAPL, encoded by the coding sequence ATGACAGGTGCAAAAATAACAGCGATCGGATCTTACGTGCCGGCCCGCAGACTTACGAATCAGGATCTGGAGCAGATGGTGGATACCAATGATGAGTGGATTGTGCAGCGGACGGGTATCCGGGAGCGCAGGATCAGCCGCGCGGATGAATATACCAGTGATCTGTGTGCAGCTGCCGTCCGGGATATGATGAAGCGTTATGGCAAAAGCGTGCAGGATGTCGATATGGTGCTTGTGGCGACCAGCACGCCTGACTTTTCTTTTCCATCTGTGGCGTCCATTGTGCAGAATACCCTTGGCATTCCGCTGACTGCGGGAGCGATCGATCTGAGCGCCGCCTGCGCTGGATTCGTATATGCTCTGCATACGGCTCATGCGCTGGTGTCTTCGGGACTGCATCATAAGGTGCTGGTCATCGGTGCCGACACGCTATCCAAGATCACCGATTATACGGACCGCAGTACCTGCATTCTGTTCGGGGATGGAGCAGGGGCTGTGCTGGTGGAGAGCAGCGGGAGCGGGGCGTCAGACGACTTCATGGGATACCATCTCGGCAGTGACGGAAGCGGAGCGCAGCATGTCTATCGCACAGGGCTGGCGGAGAAGGTGAACGGAGTGGAGCTTGCCGGTTCAGGCATGCTGGTACAGAACGGGCGTGAAGTCTTCAAGTGGGCGGTCCGTACGGTTCCGCAGGGAGTACAGCAGGTGCTGAAGAACGCCGGAGCAGAGCTTGCGGAAGTAGACTGGTTCATCCCGCACAGCGCCAATCTGCGGATGATTGAACCCATCTGTGAACGGCTGAACTATCCGCTCGGGCAGGCACTGTACAGTCTTGAAGCCTTCGGTAACACCTCGGCTGCCAGTATTCCGCTTGCGCTGGATCTGGGCATCCGCGAAGGGAAGGTGCGCAGCGGCCAGCAGGTGTTGCTGTACGGCTTCGGTGCGGGTCTTAGTCATGCGGGCCAACTGGTCAGATTGTCGCTGGACCCTCAGGCAGCCGAGCCTGCTCCGCTGTGA